The uncultured Eubacteriales bacterium region AGACCGAGTTCTGGGTGGTTATCTTGTCGCTGATGATAAACTTATAGTCTACGAGGGCATTGAGCTTTGGGCTGTCGTAGCTGGTGATGGAGACAAGGGTGGCGCCTTTGTCTTTGCAGGTGATGATGGCGTGGTAGAGGTCGCGCATCATCAGGGTTGGGGCGATGACGACGACCAGGTCGTCCGCCGTGAGGTTATTGGCGCAGATGCGAATATCGCTGATATCCACCACAGCCTTGGCGTGGAGCCCCACCATGCTGAGCTTGAACTCCAGCTCATGGGCTACGTAAGAGGTGTAGGAGAGGGCAAAGATAAAAATATGGGAGGCGGTACGCAGGGCATCGGCGGCCTCGATAATCGTGTCCTCATCCAGCATGGCGGTGGTGTTGGCGAGGACATGGCGGTAATCCCGACTCACCGTGGAGACAAAGCCCTCCTGTGCCCCGGGGTCGGACAGGTCCTTCATGGAGTTATAAAAATTCTCCTGCGCCAGAGCGATCTTAAAGCTATTGAATCCCTTAAAACCGATCTTCTTGCAAAAACGGTTGATGCTGGCCTCGGAGGTGCCGGTATTCTTGGCGATGGCGGTGATGGTGCTGGAGACCACCGCATCGGCATTATTGATGACATATTGGGCAATTTCGTTCTCGCTGACGGTCAGGCTCTGCTGCATGGCGATGATCTTGGCGACGACTGCGGAGACCATGTGTATCACCTTCTTTGCAAATGACATTTTGGCGCAAACGCCGGTCAGATAATTCATTTTAATATACCACGACTTACCAGAAAAAGCAATGCGGAGGCCACGCTCGGGGAAACTTTGGGCGTTTCATACAAATCAGAAACTATCAAATTGTATAAAAATAATTTTCAAAAAGGTTGACTTGTTTTGAAAGTGATGTTACGATTTACACAAAGAAACGAAAGAGGATTTAAAAAAATTGTGATATCGGTACAGAGTAGATGAAATTGATTTCCGAAGTTTGCGAATAAACTGAAAATATTGATAGAAACCTGTAAAAAGAAGGGAGCTGAGTGAAAGGAATGAAATGCGCGATTTATACAAGGACATATGACGTGGTAGTCATAGGCGGCGGTGTGTCCGGCTGCGCGGCCGCGTTGGCCGCGGCCAGGAACGGCGCGTCGGTTCTGGTGCTGGAGCGAAGCGGCTACCTGGGCGGCACGCTCACGGCCTGCGGCGTGGGTCCGATGATGACCTTCCACGCCGGGGAAAAGCAGGTCATCCGGGGCGTCATGCAGGAACTGGTGGAGGAGCTGGTACGCCGGGGCTGGTCGGTGGGCCACGTGCCGGACACCAAGCAGTATACCAGCACCATCACCCCCTTTGATGCGGAGGGGCTGAAACTGGTGCTGGACGAAAAGCTCGGCGAGGCCGGGTGCAGCGTCTTGTTCCATACCTTCGTGGGGGCCGTAGCCGTCCGGGACGGGCTGGTGGAAGGACTGACTGTCTGCAATAAGGACGGGCTCAACACCGTGTCGGCCAAAGTGTACATAGATGCCAGCGGCGACGGCGACGTGGCTGCTTGGGCGGGAGCTGAGATGACCAAAGGCCGTCCGGAGGACGGCGCGACCCAGCCCATGACCATGAAAATGAAGTACTGCGGTGTGGATACCGAGGCCCTCAAGGGACACGTGCTGGCCCACCCGGAGAGGTTTGAGAGGCTGGAACCCCATCTGGATCTCTTCCGCCGGGACATCCCGGTGGACCTGGAGGGATTTGACGAGGAATTTTCTCAGGCCAAGGCGGAGGGTGAACTCTCCATCCGGCGGGAGAATGTGCTCCTCTTCGGAACGGGGCGGCGGGGGGAGTACATCCTCAACACCACCCGCATCGTAGATCACGATGCCACCGATGCCGCAAGCCTCAGCGACGCGGAGCAGATCGGCCGCCGCCAGTGCGCTGAGCTGGACCGTTTTCTACGCGACAAGGTGCCAGGGTTTGAACACGCACTGCTGGAGTTCACTGGCCCGTCGGTGGGTGTGCGCGGTTCCCGCCAGCTGGTGGGCTGTTACACGCTGACGGCGGAGGACATCATGAAGCGCAGGCGGTTTGACGACGTGATCGCCCACTCGGCCTATCCCATTGACATCCACAACCCGAAAGGGGAGGGGACGGCCAGTACCTTCATGAGCGAACCGGGGACCTATTACTCAATCCCTTATTCTATCATGGTGTGCGACATAATCAAGAACCTGCTGGTTACCGGGCGGTGTGTCTCCGCCACTTTTGAGGCCCAGGCCGCCATGCGCACTACTCCCACGGTGGGCGCGCTGGGCCAGGCTGCCGGTACAGCCGCCGCTCAGGCTGCGGCTGTAGACGGCGATGTGCGGGCGGTTGACGTGCCATCCCTCCAGAAACGGCTCATCGAGCAGGGTGCCTATCTGGAGCTGTAGAAGCTTCGGCACGGAAGACGGTTCTTCGGCGGTTCAGGCCGCCTGGGAATAGAGAACAGGAATTTTTGAGGAGGGTTCATAATGGCAATCGTACAAGCAATCGGCATTTTTGCAATCTTCGCGGCCTGCGTCATCCTGATGATGACGCGCAAGCTACCCACCATCCTGGCACTCCCTATCATGGCAATCGGTATCGCCCTCGTGGCGGGCATTCCCTTCATCTCCAGCAACAAGGACACATTCACCATTGCGAAGGACGTCCTTGAGGCGGGCGCGATGCGCATGAGCACCGCCATCGCCGGGCTGATTTTCGGCGGCTGGTTCGGAAAGATCCTCACGAAGGTGGGTGTCACCCGCACCATTATCCGCAAAGCTGCCGAGATGGCGGGCGACAAGCCCCTGCCCATCGCACTGGCCTTCCTGGTGGTCTGCTCCCTGATCTTCGCGGCCTCCAACGGCCTGGGCATGGTCATCCTGGTGGGTACCATCATCATCCCCATCATGATCTCCGCCGGCGTGGACCCCCTGACCGCCGGGTCTGTCCTGCTCTTCTCCAACGGCATCGGCGTGACGTTCAGCGTGGGTACGCTGGGCGTGTACATCGACACCCTGGGCCTCCCCCTGGAGACCGTCACCTCTTACTCCTGGCTCTGCGGCATTCCCCTGATGGTGGTGGCCGTGGCCTGGATCGTCTACTCCATCCAGCGCGGCGGTAAGACGCGCAAGGCCTGGGCCATGCCCGCCGCCGACACCGGGGCGGAGAAGAACGTCCGCACCATCGCCCTCATCAGCCCCATCATCCCCGTGGTGCTGGTTTTCGCCATGAAGATGCCTCTGGTCCCCTCGATCATCATCGGCATTGTGGCCACGTTGATCCTCTCCACCCCGAAGAATGCCGTGCAGGTTGTGGCCGGGGCCTTTGTAGAGGGCATTCAGGACACCGCGGGCGCCGCGGCTCTGATGATCGGCATCGGCATGACGCTGAAGACGGTCATGGCTCCCGAGGTGGCCACCGTGCTCCAGCCCGTCATCTCCGCCATCCTGCCCAAGGGTCCCGTTATGTTCGTGCTGGTCTTCGGCCTGCTGAGCGTGCTGGCCATCTACCGCGGGCCCCTCAACGTCTGGGGTCTGGGCAGCGGTATCGTAGCCCTGCTGGCGGCCTCCGGCATGAACCCCATCGCCGCCATGGTGGCTCTGCGGCTTGACTCCAACGTCCAGGCCGTCTGCGACCCCACCAACTCCCACAACGTCTGGGTCTCCGACTTCACCAAGATCGACGTGAACGACTACCTGAAGAAGACCATCCTCTGGATCATGGTCTCCACTCTGGTGGGTCTGGTGGTTGCCAGTTTCGTCATTACCCTGTAAGCTTGCCCCACCGCTGGCCGCGCCCCTGAACTGGGGCGCGGCCAGCGCGGCAGGCCGGTTGCGTTTATTTTTGGAGGTAGACCATGAGCAGAAAGGTAAGGATCGGCATCGACGTGGGGGGCACCTTCACCGATGCGGTCGTGATAGACGCCGGCACCTATGAGGTGCTGGCAAAGCGGAAAATGCCCACGACCCACGAGGAAGGGGTCGCCCACGGCGTGGTGCAGATCATCTCTGCCCTGATGGAAGAAAACCAAATCGCCCCCGAGGACGTGGTCTTCATCGCCCACGGTACCACGCAGGCCACCAACGCCCTTTTGGAGGGCGACGTGGCAAGCGTGGGTACCCTGGGCATGGCCACCGGCGTGGACGCCCGGGGTGCGCGGGGGGAGACCGCGGTGGGGGATATCGAGCTTGCGCCCAACAAGTATCTGAAGAGCTACCACACGTTCCGGGACAGCAAAAATCTCACCGATGAGGCCATCCGCGAGGCCATCGGGGAACTCCGGGACCAGGGGGCCCAGGTGGTGGTGGCGAGCGAGGCCTTCAGCGTGGACGATCCCACCAACGAGCTGCGCGTGACTGAAGAGGCTGAGAATATGGGCCTCTACTGCACCGGCGGGCACGAGATCAGCCAGCTTTATGGACTGAAGATGCGTACCCGCACGGCGGTGGTCAACGCGAGCCTCATCCCCAAGATGATGGAGACCGCCAACATGACTGAGCAGGCAGTGCGGGACACCCAAATTGGCTCCGACCTGATGATCATGCGCTGCGACGGCGGCGTGATGAGCATTGAGGAGGTGCGTAAGCGCCCCATCCTCACCATGCTCTCCGGCCTTGCCGCCGGTGTGGCCGGGGCCCTCATGTACGAAAAGGTGTCCGACGGTATCTTTTTTGAGGCGGGCGGCACCAGCGTGGACATCAGCGTCATCAAGAGCGGCAAGGTCATGATAAAATACGCCCAGGTGGGCGGCCACAAGACCTATCTCCAGAGCCTGGACGTGCGCACCCTCGGCGTGGCGGGCGGCAGTATGATCCGGGTGCGCGGCGGAAAGATCGTGGACGTGGGCCCCCGCAGCGCTCACATCGCGGGCAAGGAGTATGAGTGCTTTGCCCCCGCCGGGTCCATTACCTCCGGCAAGATAGCGCTGGTAAGCCCCCGCATGGACGACCCCTGCGAGTATGCTACCATCGTCGCCCAGGATGGGCGGGAGTACTCCTTCACCCTGGCCGGGGCGGCAAACCTCCTGGGCTATGTGCCCGAAGATGACTACGCCCACGGCGTGGCTGCCTCAAACACCGTCGCCTGGCAGACGCTGGGGGACTACGTGGGCCTCACGGGGCAGGAGGCGGGGCGCCAGGTGATGGACCTCGCCATGGGCAAGCTCTCCGCCGTGGTGGAGGAGCTGATCGCCGAGTACGAGCTGGACCGGGGCTTTATCACTCTGGTGGGCGGCGGCGGCAGCGGCGCGGTGGTGGTCAACGCCCTGGCCGAGAAGATGGGCGTGAAGTGCCAGATGGCCCGGAACGCGCCCTATATCTCCACCATCGGAGTGGCCCTCGCAATGGTGCGCGAGCAGATGGAGCGCACCATCTCCAACCCCACCGACGAGGACATCAAGCGCATTCGCGCCGACGTGATCGAGCGCATCGTCCGCTCGGGCGCGAAGGAGGACACAGTAGACGTGTCCATCGAGATCGATGCGCAGAAAAACATCCTGCGTGCCATCGCCACCGGGGCCACAGAGCTGCGGCAAAAGGATATGAATGCCAGGGAGCTGAACGCGGACGAGCTGGGCCAGGTGGCCGCCGAATCCCTGGGGGCCAAGCCCGCCGACATCCGGTATGTCTGCGGCACCGGGCGCTGGAGTGTCTTCGAGGGCGAGCTGCGGAAAAAGGCCCTGGGGGGCCTCCTCAAGCTTAAGAGTAAGGGACTTGCCGTGGTGGACCGGGAGGGCGTGGTGCGCCTGCGGCGGGAGAAAGCGGTCTTCCTCGCCTTCCCCAAGGGGCGTAGGGACGAGGATTTCAACCGATTCCTGAACGAAAACACCACCTACTCAGACGCTAATGCCACCATTCCCAAGGTGTTCGTGTTCTACAAGGAAAAGATGCTGGACCTGACCGGGATGCAGACGGCGGAGCAGCTCTGCTCCATCCTCGACGTGGAGACCGAGATGCTCGCCCCCGAGGAGAAGATCCTGGCCGTGGCCTACAAATAATTCCGGGAGGGTTAAGCATGGATGACCGGGTACTGGCGCTGTGTGAATTGAATAACGACCTCCTCTTCCACAAGATCCCCCCGGAGGCGCTGAGTGCTTACGTGGACAGTTCCCTGGCCGCGGGGAGTGACGCCGCCGCGGCCTTCACCGGTAGGGACATCGAGGAGCTCTACCGGGAGCATGGCATCCGCATCAGCTATGCCGACTCCGGGAAACAGAGCTATGGCGTGATCCTCCGAGGGCAGGTGACCATGAGCGTGCGGGAGTGCGCTGTGGAGGTATACCGGGAGTCCATCGAGGAGCTCTCACGACACAGCACTTGGGAGGGGCGGAGCCTCACCTATGACGAGGCGCTGCATGTCCACCTGGCCCATGAGTTTTTCCACTTCTGGGAGTACAAAAGCGGCGGTGCGGTCTCCGAGCGGCTACCTGGAGTGGAGACCTTCTCCTTCCTGGGCCTGCGGCGGACGGCAAAGATCAACCGCTGCTCCGAGGTGGCGGCTCACGCATTCGCTAAGGAGCTGCTGGGGCTGCCCTGCCTTCCCAATCTATACGACTACCTTTATCTTATTGACACAGGAAAAATGGAGCGCGCGGCCTTTGACGGGCTTATCTCGGAAATGGCCGCGCTCCTTTTATAATCAAGGGCCACGCGGTCCTTGCTACCCGGAGTGGAAGGAACACGGATAAAAGGAGGATTTCAATGAAAAGAGTATGCTCCCTTTTGCTGGCGCTGGCGATGGTGTTCGGCATGCTGGGCTCAAACACCGCAGTTATGGCGGCTGAGGGCGAAGTACAGGCCACCTGGGACCTGTTCGACGCTTCGACCGAGAACTATACCGAAACCTGGAAGTATTCCGTCGGTGCCAAAGTCGGCGTGGAGAATGTGACCCAGCAAAGCGGCTATGTCAATCTGTTAAAGGATGGGACCAAGACCATTACCTCCTCGGATGGCGGTGCTTATATCTGGCTGGTTCCAAAAACGGCCCCCGCGCTGCCCGGCAGCACCAAGTTTACCGTAGAGGTTACCGCACGGATACACAGCGCTGTGGCTGGTGAGGCCAATGAGATTTCAATCCGCATGGGAACCGACAGTAATGATACCAACGGAAAACTCTATCCGCTCTTCCTCACCTATGGCACGGAGGGCGGCATCTCCACCCGGTCGGACGGAAAAGACGCGAAGACGCTGGACACCACAGTTTGGCACAACTACGGTCTGGTGGTGGACCCCCTAACCAAGATGTACAGTATCTATGTGGACGGCGAGGAATTTTTCGCCGAAGTGGGCGCCATCACCTACAAGGGCGGCAACCTGCTCCGTATAGGCGCCGATAACAATACCCGCTGTGATACGGACGTGTTGGCCGGCCGGGTCGGGACAGGCGATCTGTCCGCCCTGTTGGGCGAATACCCCCTGCCGGAGGACACCCTGCCCCGTCTCATGTCGGTGACGCTATCAGAGAGCAGCCAAAAGGAAAATGAGGCCCAGATAGTGACCGCCACGGTCACTGGGCAGAACTTTGAAAATGGAGCTGCCGTTTCCGTAAAGCTGGTAGACAATACCGGCGCGGCGGTAGGAGATGTGACCGCCGCCGGAACGTTCACGAACAATAGCGCGGAGGTGGACCTGACCATCCCCGCAGGGCTGCCTACGGGCGCGTACTACATAGAGGCCGCGGCGCAGGGCAGTACTGTCCGTTCGGCAGCCTACACGGTGGAGACCAGTCTGACGGCACCGGAATTCCCGACCTTCGTGGCGACGGGCTACACCATCGAGTTGGCCGACTACGCGTATAACCCTACCGAGGAGTACAACTTCCCCACCATCGTCGACACGAAAGACCACCCTGTCGACAACGGCCTGGGGGATTACCGCTACTACCTCTTCTATGCGCCTCACGACGCGCCTGCGGGCAACTGCATGGCTATGTCCAACTCCCTGGACGGCCCCTGGGTGGAGTATGAGAAGAACCCCGTCATCGGCAAGACTTGGGCGAAGGAGGACGGAAGCGGGAACTATTACAGCGTCTCCCACGTGTCCTCGCCCCATGTCATGTGGCTTGAAGAGCGTGGCTGCTATGTGATGTACTTTCACGGGGAGAACACCACCACCCGCTACGCCACCTCCACGGATCTGGTGAACTGGACCTATGGCGGTGTGTGTGTGACCGCCAACCAGTTCTCCGCCACCGGCACCGGTTTTAACGAGGCCAGCTATGCCCGGGTTTTTGAGCACAAGGTGCCCGGCCTTGACAACAAGTACATCATGCTGCTGATGATCACGGGTCCCGGCAACAATACACACCGCAACATCTATTGGGCCCACTCCAAGGACGGTATCAACTGGACGCCGGTCAAGGAGTCTCTGCTGAATCCTGACATAAACAGCGTGTACAAGAGCAATTTCTCCGGCCCCTGGTTCATGGAGTGGGAGGGCCGGTACTTCGTCATCTGCCACGCCTCCTCCGGTGAGATATACGCCTTTGAGGTGGGGGAGGGCCTGGACAAGTGCATCGAGTGGGGCGAGGTGTACAACTCCCAGGGCATCCGGGGCACCGACGACGCCAACCCCGAGTGCTATCCCGACTACGGTCGTTCCGGCGCTCCCTACTTCATTCAGGACGATGAGGAGCGCTGGCACATGTACTATGAGGCCGGCAAGCGGCTCAACACCAATATTGTCCACGCCGTGGAAGTGCAGGGCGGCGAGGAAGATGAGCTGGCCCGCGGCGGCCTTGAGCTGGAGAAAGCCACCCTTATGGTGGGAGAGACCGCCCAGCCTGTCCTCCACCTCTTTGATAAGAGCAATGCCCAGGTAACCGCGGATACCCAGGGGCTGACCCTGACATATCACGTCAGCAACCCGGCGGTGCTCAAATTTGAGGACGGCCTGCTCACCGCCGTGGGAGCGGGTACTGCCACGGCCTGGGCAGAGGCCACCCTGAACGGCGTGAAGGCGATCAGCTCGAAGGTGGCCGTCAGTGTAACGGGAAAGACGGTCCTGCCGGAGGGTGTCATCCTCACTAACGACGGACTGACGGGAAGGACTGCGCTCAATCTGGAACTGCCGGCCATATTCAAAGCGGAGGGGCGGATTTCAAACCCCATTGACAGCTACTATCTCTACTTTAGCTACAACAATAATGGTTCCGGGCGCAGCATCGCCCTTGCCACCGCCCCTGCGCCCGAGGGGCCCTGGACGGTGTACAACAGCGGAACGCCCGTCATAACGGCAGTTAGTTTGGGCCTGGGGGGAACCGCGGGAACGAACGCCCCCTGGCCCATATGGGATGCTCAGAATAACCGCATAATGATGTATTACAGTCTGGGCAACACCAACATTGGAATGGCCGCCTCCACCGACGGCGTCACCTTTACCAGCGCGCAGAGCGTTTTTCTTGGCAGTAAGGCGCCAGCCGGTACGGAGGCATACCAGCAGAGCGTCTACGAGTACACGATTCCCGGAAAGGACAACAAGTACCTCATGCTGTACACCGGAAACGGCTATACGGCGGAGGGCGGAAACGGCAAGCAGCTTTTCTACGCCTGGTCCAGTGACGGTGAGACCTGGGAGACCGCGCAGCAGCCGCTGCTGTCTCCCGGTACGGCAGACAACAAGAACATCGCCTCCCCCCGGCTCCTGATACAAGGAGGCGTGCCCTGTCTGGTGTACCACAACTCCACTGGTGACCTGGAGTATGCCCAGCTTAGCGCCGACCTGACTACCGCTACCCGGAAGGGGGTATTTTACGACTCCCTCACCGGTGAGCCGGATAACGGCAGAGCGGCGGATGCCGCGTTCCTTCAGGGGGGGGCCGCACTCTATCTGTACTTTACAGCTCGTTCCAATAAAGGAACTACTGCGGCCGAGGCATCCGTGATCGTCTGCCGCAAGCTGGAGAGCAGCGGCGAGACCCTCTTCGTGGATGATTTTAATGACGGAAATGCAGACGGCTGGGAAGCTGCCTCCGGTACCTGGTCCGTGGTGGACGGAGCCTATGTCCAGAGCGACACCAGTGCCGGGGCCATGTCCTTTGCGGGCAACACCACCTGGACCGACTACGAATTTGAGGCCAAGGTCACGCCCGTATCCACCAAGGGCAGCAAGCTAGGCGTAATGCTCTCCGGCCGCGCCGACGGGGCGGCCAACCGCTATATCGGCTCCTATAACACCGGAAAGTTGACCATCAACCGCCGGGTCAACGGCAGCGATAAGGTCCTGGCTGAAAATACGTACACCATGTCCGTCGGGACGACATATACCATGAAACTTGTCTTCCAAGGCGACCAAATCACGCTGTATGTGAATGGGGTTGAGGAATTGAAGGCAACCGACGCAACCCACGCCTCTGGAAAGATCGGCCTGGCGACCTATGAGACCAACGCCAAATTTGACGACGTAATCGTCCGGCCCCTTTCCGGTGAGCCCCAGCCTACGGCTCCCATTAAGGTGACGGACTTCGGGGACCACCAGGTGATCCAGCGCGACCCCAAGACGGGCAGGGCGGCCGTGGCCGTCAGTGGAACGGTTTTCGTCTCTGCAGCCAAGGTGGAAGTGCGGGTTTTGAACTTCGAGACCGGTGCCGATGTGGTGGGATGGACCGCCGTGGCGCAGAACGCCGCGGAGGGGAGCGCCTGGTCGGGCAGCCTATCTGTGCCCCAGGGCGGCTGGTATAAGCTTGAGGCCCGGGCGCTGGACGGAGAGGGCAAGGTGCTCGGCAGCGCGGTGGGCAGCAGGAAGTGGGGCGTCGGCATCAACGTCCTGTGCATCGGCCAGTCCAACATGATGGGCCAGGCGAGCGACCTGCCCCGCACCGTGGCCAACGACATGGTGGCCAACTACACCCGCGCGGGCAACTGGACCCACCTGGTAGATCCCTATGATGGTGCGGGCGGCTCCCTGGTTCCTGCCATGGGCAACTACCTGGTGGCTGAGCTGGGCATCCCCGTCGGGTTTGTCCCGGCGGCTGACTCGGGCTCCGGCCTGCACGCGCCCAACCCCTATACCAATCCCCCGCATGGGCCCACCCGCTACTGGATGTACTACACCACGCCCAGCGACACCTCCACCCTCTACGGCAAGGCTGTCACCCGGGCCAAGGCGGCGGGCGGCGTGGAGCTCGCGGTGTGGAACCAGGGTGAGACCGACGGCTCCATATTGATCGCGAAGGAAGTCTACGAGAGCGACATGAAGATCCTTCTCAGTCGCCTGCGCACCGACCTGGGTAATGAGACCCTCCCCATCTTCCTCTGTCAGATCGGCACCCATGACGACAACATTTCCAACGACGCGGCCTATACCGCCATCCGCAGCGCGCAGCACGACCTGGACGACGGGGTGAACTTTTTCCTGGCGGCTACCGAGATGGAGTTTGCGCGCAAGGATACCGCCCACTACACCCAGCCCGGCTTAGACGAGATCGGCCGCAGGGTGGCCCACAGCGTGCTCTACTACTACGGCAAGACCGACTATTACCGGGGCCCCTACATCTCCGGTGCGGAGTATACAGACGTTAGCAGGACCGCTATCGATATAAAAATTACGCATCGGGGCGGCACCGACATTACCCCGGTCAGCGGCATCACTGGGTTTGCCGTCCTGGACGGCATGAACGAGGTGACTGTCACCTCCGCCGTCCGCCAGAGCGCGGACACCGTGCGCCTGACTTTGGCCGCGCCCATCTCCGGCAGCGGGCGGGTCCGTTACCTCTTTGGCCTGAACCCGCCCCATAGCAACATTGTCAAGGACAACACCGATATGGCCTTCCCACTGGAAAACACCACTGCCGATATCCCCGTCGGCAGCGACGCGCCAGTGGTCTGGAACCTGATGGACCACGATATGGGACCCGACTGGAAGGCGGGCGGCTGGCGCGAGTCTACGAAGTCCGGCAACGGCACCTTTACCCAGGAGCTGGACTACCTCAACATCAACAAGCCCAATGAGACGGCTATCGGCACCGCCGGGCTCTACCACTGGGCGATCTCCCCCGCGACCCTTGCCCTGCCCAGAGACGGGTTCACCCTCCGGGTGACGGCCAGAGCGGCTGGGGACGTTGAGGCCCAGGCCAATGAGATCGGTGTCCGCATGGGTCTGAATGCCGACGACCTCAGCGGCAAGCTTGCTTCCATCTTCCTGGGCTATGGCGAGGAGGGCTTTGTCAGCGCCTCCGCCACCGGCACGGGCCGGTTTACCATGAAACTGGACACCACGGTCTGGCACGACTATACCATCGTGGCCCGGCTGGAAAACAGCGCATACGTCTTCGATCTCTATGTGGACAACGCCCTGGCCTTTGAGAGCGTGCCCTTCGTCACCTACAAGGGTGGGGACCTGATCCGTCTGGGCTGCGACATAGGCGGCCGCTGCGACCTGGATGTAAAGAACGTCCGCCTGGGCTCGGGTGAGGTCCTGCCCGAGGGGGTGTCCCCCGCCCGGGTGACCGGCGTCTCCCTTTCCACCCAGAGCCAGAAGGAGACTGAGACCAAGACCGTAACCGTCACCGTCACTGGCCAGTACTTTGCCGACGGTGAGGAAGTATCCCTCTCCCTGGTAGATAAGCGTTACAACGACGTACCGGGTGTGACCGCCCGCGCGGTCTTCACCGGCAACATGGCGACGGCGGCCCTCACCGTTCCAGCCGGGCTCTCCGTCACCGAATACTATGTGAAGGCCCGGGCCAACGGCCGGGTGCGCTACTCCGGGGCCTACACGGTGGAGGTCCAGCGGTCCGCGCCCACCTTCCCACAATTCACCGCCGAAGGCTTTACCATCGAGCTGGAGGACTACGCGTATAACCCCACCAACGAGTTCAACTTCCCGACCATCGTTGACACGAAGGACCACCCGGTCAACAATGGTTTGGGCGGCTACCGGTACTACCTCTTCTATGCGCCCCACGACGCCCCGGCGGGCAACTGCATGGCCATGTCCAACTCCCTGGATGGTCCCTGGGTCGAGTATGAGGGCAACCCCGTTATCGGCAAGACTTGGGCGAAGGAGGACGGGAGCGGGAATTATTACGACGTGTCCCACGTGTCCTCACCCCACGTGATCTGGAACGACGTCTATCAGTGCTACTTCATGTACTTCCACGGGGAGAACCCGACCACCCGTTACGCAACTTCCACCGACCTGGTGAACTGGACCTATGGAGGCGTCTGCGTCGTCGCCAACGACTTCTCCGCCACCGGGAGCGGCCACACGGAGGCGAGCTACGCCAGGGTCTTTGAGCATGAGGTGCCGGGGCTCGGCAACAAATACATCATGCTGCTGATGATCAACAACAGCGCGAATATGCGCAAGATCTTCTGGGCTTACTCTGCCGACGGAAAGGACTGGACCGCCGTGCAGACCCCGCTGCTGGACCCCTCTATGAGCAGCGAGTACAAGGGTAATTTCTCCGGCCCCTGGTTCATGGAGCGTGATGGCCGGTACTTTGTCATCTGCCATGCCTCCTCCGGCAATATGTATGCCTTTGAGGTGGGGGAGAGCCTGGAAGAATGCATCCCCTGGGGCGTATTTTACGACTCCAAGGACTCCACCGACCCCAGCGATGTGGAGCATGAGAGCGCGTGGCCGGACTATGGCCGCGCGGGTGCGCCCAGCTTTATGAAAGACGATGAGGGTCGCTGGCATATGTTCTACGAGGGCGGCAAGCGGCTCCACGCCAACATCGTCCATGCCACCGCTCCGGCGGACTACGTGCCCCCCGTCAATGAGAATACGGGCAGCAATATCACCACCAAGACCGAGACCCTGCCCGATGGGACAAGGGTGACCACGAAGACCGACCGGATCACCGGTACGGTCACGGTGACCACGCTGGCACCCGACGGGACAAAGACTGTGGCCGTCACCAAAAAAGACGGCAGCGGGACCGAGAC contains the following coding sequences:
- a CDS encoding conserved hypothetical protein (Evidence 4 : Homologs of previously reported genes of unknown function), with the protein product MSRKVRIGIDVGGTFTDAVVIDAGTYEVLAKRKMPTTHEEGVAHGVVQIISALMEENQIAPEDVVFIAHGTTQATNALLEGDVASVGTLGMATGVDARGARGETAVGDIELAPNKYLKSYHTFRDSKNLTDEAIREAIGELRDQGAQVVVASEAFSVDDPTNELRVTEEAENMGLYCTGGHEISQLYGLKMRTRTAVVNASLIPKMMETANMTEQAVRDTQIGSDLMIMRCDGGVMSIEEVRKRPILTMLSGLAAGVAGALMYEKVSDGIFFEAGGTSVDISVIKSGKVMIKYAQVGGHKTYLQSLDVRTLGVAGGSMIRVRGGKIVDVGPRSAHIAGKEYECFAPAGSITSGKIALVSPRMDDPCEYATIVAQDGREYSFTLAGAANLLGYVPEDDYAHGVAASNTVAWQTLGDYVGLTGQEAGRQVMDLAMGKLSAVVEELIAEYELDRGFITLVGGGGSGAVVVNALAEKMGVKCQMARNAPYISTIGVALAMVREQMERTISNPTDEDIKRIRADVIERIVRSGAKEDTVDVSIEIDAQKNILRAIATGATELRQKDMNARELNADELGQVAAESLGAKPADIRYVCGTGRWSVFEGELRKKALGGLLKLKSKGLAVVDREGVVRLRREKAVFLAFPKGRRDEDFNRFLNENTTYSDANATIPKVFVFYKEKMLDLTGMQTAEQLCSILDVETEMLAPEEKILAVAYK
- a CDS encoding conserved hypothetical protein (Evidence 4 : Homologs of previously reported genes of unknown function), which produces MDDRVLALCELNNDLLFHKIPPEALSAYVDSSLAAGSDAAAAFTGRDIEELYREHGIRISYADSGKQSYGVILRGQVTMSVRECAVEVYRESIEELSRHSTWEGRSLTYDEALHVHLAHEFFHFWEYKSGGAVSERLPGVETFSFLGLRRTAKINRCSEVAAHAFAKELLGLPCLPNLYDYLYLIDTGKMERAAFDGLISEMAALLL